TCATCCGCGCGATCTGCTGACCGCGACCGGCCACCTCGGGGAGGGTCGTGAGCCCGATGTCCGGAAGCCCCAGGTCGGCCGAGAGCACCGCCCCCGAGATGTAGACGCCCTCGAAACCCTTCCGCTCGATGAGGCGCGCCGACAGCGGGTTGAAGGCGCCGGGGAAGCGCAGGAGCTCGCCCGAGCGCAGCCGCTCGCGGAACGCGCGCCGCTTCTCGTGCGCGGGAACGGTGGAGTAGAGCATCAGAAGAGGCCCTTGGGCGCCGGCGCGGTGGCGAGCACCCCGGGCTTGGCCACGATCGAGAGCTGCCGCACCTCGTCGGCGGTGAGCTCAGGGAGGCGCTCGGCGAGCTCGAGGAAGCGCTCGATCTCCTCCGGCGCGAGCACGGGCTCGGCGAGCAGCCGGAACTTGCGCACGTAGTCGTCCCGCGCGAAGGGCCGCGCCCCGAGCGGGTGCGCGTCGGCGACGGCGATCTCGTCTTCGATCACGGTGCCGTCGGTGAGCGTGATCACCACGCGACCACCGAAGGCCTTCTCGTTCGGGTCGTCGGAGTGGTACCGGCGAGTCCACTCCGCGTCCTCGGCCGTGGTGATCTTCTGCCACAGCTCGACCGTGTCGGCCCGCCCCGCCCGCTCAGGCGTGTACGAGTCGACGTGGTGCCACCCGCCATCCTGGAGGGCGACGGCGAAGATGTACGGGATCGAGTGGTCGAGCGTCTCGCGCGACGCGGTGGGATCGTACTTCTGCGGGTCGTTCGCACCCGAGCCGATCACGTAGTGGGTGTGGTGCGAGGTGTGCAGCACGATCGAGGCCACGTTCGCGGGGTCGGTCGCCTCCGGGTGCTCGCCGTGGAGCTTGCGCGCCAGGTCGATCCAGGCCTGCGCCTGGTACTCGGCCGAATGCTCCTTGGTGTACGAATCCAGAATGGCGCGCTTCGGCTCGCCCGCGGCGGGCAGCGGCACGTCATACGAGGCGTCCGGGCCGTCGAGCATCCACGCGATCACGCCGTCCTCACCCTCGTAGATCGGCGAGGGCGAAGTCTCGCCGCGCATCGCACGGTCGACGGCCTCGACCGCCATCTTCCCGGCGAACGCGGGCGCGTGGGCCTTCCAGGTGGAGATCTCGCCCTTGCGCGACTGCCGAGTGGCGGTGGTGGTGTGCAGAGCCTGACCGACAGCCTGGTAGATCGTCTCGACGGGAAGGTCGAGCAGCGTGCCGATCCCGGCGGCCGCCGACGGGCCGAGGTGGGCGACGTGGTCGATCTTGTGCTTGTGCAGGCAGATCGCCCGCACCAGGTCGATCTGGATCTCGTATCCCGTGGCGATGCCGCGCAGCAACGCCCGCCCGTCGGCGCCGACGTGCTGGGCCACGGCGAGGATCGGCGGGATGTTGTCGCCCGGGTGCGAGTAGTCGGCGGCGAGGAAGGTGTCGTGGTAATCGAGCTCCCGCACGGCCACGCCGTTCGCCCACGCCGCCCACTCGGGGCTCGTGCGACGCTCGAGCGCGCACCCGAAGATCGTCGCGCCGTCGCCACCCACCGACACGGCGTGATCGAGCGCCTGCTGGCGTGCGGCGCTCACCGGTGCGCGGGTCAGGGACGCAGCCGCGACTGCGGCGTTGTCGATGATGCGGTTGATGATCATGTCGGTCGTGTCGGCGTCGACCTCGACGGGATCGGCGGCCACCTCCGCGATGTGCCAGGCGAGCTGCCCCTCGCGCGCGAGGTGCTCATCACTGCGGTGGACGCGCAGATGGTGGGTGACGGTCATGCTGCTCCTTGCTGGGTGCGGGGGGATGCGATCACGTGCGAGAGCGCGTGGTGAAGGTGGACGTGCGTGGCGTGGGCGGCGAGGTCGGCGTCGCCGTCGGCGATGGCCTGCGCGATCAGGTGGTGCTCTGAGACGGATGCCGCCAAGCGGCCGGTGTGCTCGCGTGCGAGCCTACGCACCCGCACCAGGTGTGTGCGAACGGGGCGGAGGGCGGCGGTGAGGTAGTCGTTGCCGTGCGCGGCGTCGAGGGCGGCATCGAACCGCGCGATGAGGGCGTAGTACTCCTCACGCGCCGCGGCGCTGCTGACGTCCACCTCGGCGAAGCTCTCGGCCAGCTCGGCGAACCGCCGACGGTGATGGCTGCGGGCGGCCGCGCGGGCAGCGGCCTCCTCGAGGGCGCGGCGTACCTCGAACAGGGCGCGGATGTCGTCGGAGTCGATGGGCGCGACCACCGTCACGCGCGGGGACTGCTGCACGACGAGCCCGTCGGCGACCAGTCGCGCGAGCGCTTCGCGCAGCGGTGTGCGACTCACGCCGAGACGGGTGGACTGCTCGACCTCGCCGAGGACGGTGCCCGGCGCGAGAATCCCCTGCTGGATCTCGTCGAGGAGGGTCGCGTACGCCCGATCGCTCGCTCGCACACGCGTCACCTCCTCTGGTCAGGACCAGTGTATACATATGGACGACATCGACGGCCCTGTTCGCGAGAAGGATCGTCTGTCGTATACACACCACGGAACAGCGCACACTATTCACAAATTCGTGAAACGCGTGTAGCGTCACCGGCATGACAGACGTCATCCGCACACACGGCCTCGTCAAGCGATACGGGCGGGTCGCCGCCCTCGACGGCCTCGACCTTCACGTTCCCGCGGGACAGGTTCACGGATTCCTCGGTCCGAACGGCGCGGGGAAGTCGACGACCATCCGCATCCTCCTCGGCCTCGCCCGCGCCACGACCGGAGAGGCGCGCGTGCTCGGCGGCGATCCGTGGCGCGACGCGGTGCGCCTGCACCGCCGGATCGCGTACGTTCCCGGTGACGTCAGCATCTGGCCGAACCTCACGGGAGGAGAGGCCATCGACTTCCTCTCCCGCCTGCGCGGCGCCGGCCGGAACGACGCCCGCTACCGCGCGGAACGCGAGCGACTGTGCGAGGTCTTCCAGTTCGACCCGCGCAGGAAAGGTCGCACCTACTCGAAGGGCAATCGACAGAAGGTCGCGCTCATCGCCGCCTTCGCCGTGCCCGCAGACCTGTACATCTTCGACGAGCCGACCAGCGGCCTCGACCCGCTGATGGAACTGGTCTTCCGCGAGGAGCTCCAACGGGCTCGAGACGCCGGGGCGACGGTGCTGCTCTCCAGCCACATCCTCCCCGAGGTCGAGCAGGTGTGCGACCACGTCTCGATCATTCGCGCCGGTCGGGTCGTCGAGTCCGGCACCCTGGCCGAGCTTCGTCACCTCACCCGCACCTCGATCTCGTTCACCGCCGGCGACGGAGCCGTCCCCACCATCGCCGGCGCGCATGACATCGAGGTGGAGGGTGGGCGGGTCCGGCTGTCGCTCGACAGCGACCGGGTGACCGCCGCTCTTCCCGAACTGGCCCGCCTCGGCGTCGAGGGTCTGCGCATCGAGCCGCCGAGCCTCGAGGAGCTGTTCCTGCGCCACTACGGCGACCACCCCGTGGAGGCGTCGTGATCCTCCTGACCCAGCGTCTGCGACGCGACGGCGTGCAGCTGCTGGTGTGGATCCTCGCGACGGCAGCCCTCTGCTTCTCGGCCACGGCGGGTGTCAGTGAAGCGTTCGCCGCCGAATCCGAACGGCAGACTCTCCTGGCCGTCGCGCTGGCGAACCCCGCGATCCTTCTCTTCCGCGGCCTGCCGTCCGGGGCGAGCGAAGGGGCCTTCCTCGTCTTCACGATCCTGCCGTTCCTCGTGCTCCTCGGAGCGCTCATGGCCGGCTTCCTCGCGGTGCGGCACGTGCGCGCCGAAGAGGAATCGGGCCGCGCCGACGTTGTGTCGGCCACGCCCGCCGGTCGGCGAGCGCCCTTCATCGCGACGGTCGCCCACGGACTGATCGCCTGCACGCTCCTGGGCATCGCGACAGCCGCCGCATTCATCGCGGCGGGTCTCGGGGCAGGCGGCAGCGTCGCGCTCGGGGGTGCTCTGGCGTCCTCGGCGGCCGTGTTCCTCGGGGTCGGTCTCGTCTCGGCGCAGCTGTTCCGAAGCTCCCGGGCAGCCAACTCCTTCTCGGTCGGGGTCATCCTCATCGCCTTCCTCGCCGCGGGGATCGGCAACGCCATCGGCACCCCGTCGGACGACCTCACCCGGATGGAGAGCTCGGGGCTGGCCTGGCTGTCTCCCTTCGCGTGGGCCGAGAACGTGCGGCCCTTCGCCGACGACGACCCGCGTCCGATCCTGCTGGCGGTCGGAGTGAGCGTGGCGCTGCTGACGGTCGCGGCCGCGCTCCAGGCCACCCGCGATCTGGGCGCCGGCGTGATCGCTCCGCGTCCGGGCCGCGCCGCGGCATCCTCTCTCCTGTCGCGTCCGCTCGGACTGGCGACGCGCGTGAGCGCCGGATCCCTGCTCGCCTGGGTCGTCGGCGCAGCCGTCGTCGGAGCCCTGTCCACGTCGCTCGGCGACGTCATCGACGAGATCGCCACACAGAACCCTGCCGTCACCGACATGCTCGATCGACTTGCCGCTCAGGGGTCGATGGATCAGGGACTCGTCGTCACCTTCTTCGTGATGGTGGGCACCTTGGCGGCGTGCTTCGGTGTGCAGACGGTGCAGCGCGCCCGCCAGGAGGAGACGCACGGCACGGCCGAGCAGACGCTGGCGACCCCGGTTGCGCGCGCGAGGTGGCTCGGCGCCTTCCTCGCCACCGCTCTCGCGGGAATCGTCGTCATCGTCGCCGCGGCGGTGGCGGCCGCGACGCTGGCCCTCCTCGCGCGTGGCGGAGACCCCGCCATCCTCCCGGACGTGGTGGTCGCAGGCGCCGGTCAGGTCCTCGGAGCGGCGGTCTTCCCCGTCCTGACCGCGGTGATCTTCACCCTCCTCCCCCGCGCGACGACGACGCTGGGGTGGGTGCTGGTGATCGCGGCGGCATCGCTGGCCCTGTTCGGCGCGCTGCTGGGCCTCGACGAAGACATCGTCTCGCTCTCGCCGTTCGCCGCGGCACCCGTGCCGGCCGCGGACGGCGTCGCTTGGAACGGCAGCGCCTGGCTCGTCGTGCTCGCCGTCGCCGGGGTAGCGTCGTCCCTGATGCTCATGCGACGCAGGGAAGTTGCCACGGGTGGCTGAACCGGAGAGGTCCCACCCCGGCGTCGAGCGCGCGGAGCGGGCAGCGGCGATGCTGGCCGCCGCGGGGATGCCCCGCATGCCCGCACGGGTGATGATGGCCCTCGTGGGCTCACCCGACGAGGGGTATTCCGCCGCCGAACTCGCGTCGCGCCTGGGCGTCTCCCCCGCCGCGGTCTCCGGCGCGGTCCGCTACCTGGAGTCGATGCGGATGGTGCACCGACTCTCGCGCCCCGGCGAGCGCGTCGCGCGCTTCGACCTCATCGACGACGGCTGGCGCTCGATGGTCGTCTCCCAGACCCCTATGTACGGACGCCTCGCCGACGACATCGACGCGATCGCCGACGACAATGCCGATGCGCCGGCATCGGTCGAACGTGCACGGGAGATCGCCGGGTTCCTCCGTTACCTGGAGAAGCGGATGCCGGAGCTCGTCGTGGAATGGCAGGAATCGACCGGCAGGAGCCCGAGCTGATGACAGACACCGCCACGGCGACCGCCCCTGCGGGCGTCTTCCACGGTGACGGCCTGGCCGGCGGGGTCCGCCGCTGGCGCGGCATCCGATATGCCCTTTCCCCCGCCGGCGAGGGGCGGTGGCGACCCTCCCAGTCGGCCCCACCCGCGTCGGGACCGGTCGAGGCGCGGGCGTTCGGGCCTGCCGCTCCCCAGGGTCACACCCCGGCGGTGAAGCTCCCCGCCGACACCCCCACCGACGAGGACTGCCTGACGCTGAACATCTGGAGTCCGGATGCCGCGGGCGACCGTGCCGCACCCGTGATGGTGTGGCTCCACGGCGGCGCGTACATCTTCGGGGCGAGCAGCCAGGCGATGTACGACGGCGAGGCACTTGCACGCGCGGGCGCCGTCGTGGTGACGATCAACTACCGCATCGGCGCCCTGGGGTTCCTCGATCTGACGCGCGTGTTCCCCGATGACGGCTTCGCCGCCAACCCGGCGCTCGGCGACATCCTGCTCGCCCTTCGGTGGGTGCAGGACAACATCGCCGCCTTCGGCGGCGACCCCCGCCGCGTGACGGTGTTCGGCGAGTCGGCCGGTGGGGGGCTCGTGACCACCCTCCTCACCAGTCCGGCAGCCGAAGGCCTCTTCTGGCGGGCGATCGCCGAGTCGTCGCCTGCCTCGAGCGTCTATGACGCCGACCGCGCCGCGGGGATCGCCGACCGCGTGCTCACCGAGCTCGGCGTCACCGACGTCGCAGGCCTTCGGGCCGCGACGCCATCGGCGATCGTCGCCGCGCAGATGGCCGTGTTCGCGGCCATCCCGACAGCCGAGCCCGGCACGATCGCCTTCGCCCCCGTGATCGACGGCGACCTCGTTCCCGAGGCCCCCGCTGCGGTGCTGGCGCGTGGGGAGGGGCATCCTGTCCCGCTGCTCATCGGCACGAACCGCGACGAGGCGTCGTTGTTCCGCATGATGAAATCGCCGCTGCTCCCCGTAGACGACGCCGACATCGACCGCATGATCGCCGACCTCTCGCACGAGCGCCCCGAGCTCGAGGTGCCCACGCGCGCCGAGGTGCACGCCGCGTACGAAGGGGTGCGGCACCATGCCATCGGCATGGGGATCGCGCGCGACATCGGCTTCCGCATGCCGACGATCTGGGTCGCCGAGGGACACAGTGGTCTTGCGCCGACCTGGCTCTACCGATTCGACCACGCCACCCCGATGCTGAAGCTGCTGCGGATCGGGGCGACGCACGGCTCGGAGCTGGCGTACGTCTGGGGAACCCTCGGGGCGAACGCCCACGACATCACCTTCCGCCTCGGCGGCCGCCGCGACGCCGAGCGGATCGGTGGCCGCATGCGCGAACGATGGGTCGCGTTCGCCGCAGGCGGGAGTCCCGATGCCGCCGACGCCGAGGCCTGGCCGCCCTACGACACCGCCGAGCGGGCGACGCTCGTCATCGAGAGCGTCGACCGGGTCGTGCCCGACCTCGATCAGAAGCTGCGCGAGAGCTGGGGCGACGAGGTGCTGGCCTTCCCGTGAGTGCGGGCCTCGCCTGTGAGCCCGGGTAGCGTATCGGGGTGACCAGCTATACCGTTGCCACCGACGGCGCCTGCAAAGGCAACCCCGGCCCGACGGGATGGGCGTGGGTCGGCGAGGACGGCCACTGGGCCGCCGGCTCGATCGCGCTCGGTACGAACAACATCGGCGAGCTCACCGGACTGCTCCGCGCGATCGAGGATCACCGCGAGGTCGCCGACCTCATCGTGCAGGCCGACTCGATGTACGCCATCGACACGTACACGAAGTGGATGGACGGCCACCGCCGCCGCGGCTGGAAGACCTCGACCGGCTCGCCGACGAAGAATCGCGACCTCCTCGAGCAGCTGATCGCCGCGCGCGACGCGCGACGCGCAGCGGGCCTCCCCGACGTCGTGCTGCAGCACGTGCGCGGCCACTCCGGTCACGTGCTCAACGCGTGGGCCGACGAGCGCGCGGTGCGGGCCGCCGAGCACGCCGCCGAGGGCAAGGAGAGCGCGTGGTCATCACTCGGCTCCCATCCGAAGCTGGATGTCGCGGCGGCGCCGAAGAACGGACGCTGACCGGCCCCGACGCGGCGCAGCGGTCACGAATCCGACGCGGCGAAGATCGCCACGGCGCGTGACCCGATGCGGAAGGATGCGAGACGACGATGCCCTTCCCCCGCCCGTACCCGGCGGCCTCGGGTCGAGATAGCAATGACCGCGTTACGGTCCACGACCTCCGCCACGGCGCTGAGCATGTCCGCCAACGCGGCGTCGGGGTCAACGCCCGACCACGTGGTCTGCTCGCCGTAAGGGATATCAGCGATGACCAGTCCGGGGCGCTCATCGCCGAGCGCCTCTCGGAGCTGTCCGGGGTCGAAGACGTCGGCGATCGCGACGCGGGTCGACAGAGACCGATTGTCCTCGAGTCTTGCGGGAGCGAGCCGTTCGGCGGCCGCCGCCGCATCGGCGTACGCGGGCTTGCCGAACAGTTCGGCCCCTTCCCGCAACGCCGCGGCCCGCGTGTGAAGACCGTGGCGGGCCAGCAGACGGAGATTCCGGCGGGCCAGCGACACGGCGGCAGGATCGATGTCGCTGGCGATGACAGCGGAGATCTCCTTCCCATGCAGAATGGCGAGGGTTGTCAGTAAATAGCCGCTGCCGCAGCACGGGTCCCATACGGTCACCGGGCCCTCCCTGCCGCGAGCCCGGGCGCGCTGGAAGATCTCGCTCGCGAGGCGCACGGGGAAGGCGGGGAATCCCGGTGCCGAGAAGAGCACTCGCCCGGAGGACAGATCGGAGTGATCACGGCGGGTGGTGGCGTAGCGGTAGGCCACGTTGTCTCACTTCCGCCCACGCTGACGGACGGCCTCGTAGAGGGCGACCGTCGCGGCGCTGGCGGCGTTCAGCGAGCTCGCCGCCCCACCCATCGGGATGCGCGCCAGCACGTCGCAGTTCTCACGCCATCCCCTGCTCATCCCCCGTGTCTCATTGCCGACGACGAGCAAGGCGGGTTCGGCGAGATCGACATCGGCGACGTCAACGTCAGCGTGCTCATCGGTTCCGATCACCGTGATCGGGCACCCGCTCCCCCGACGCTCTCGCACCCACCTCATAACCGCCTCATGCGACGCGACGCGCACCACGGGTACGGTGAACACGGAACCGGTGGAGGCCCGCACCGCCGCGGGATCGTAGGGGTCGGCGGCATGCCCGGTCACAATGAGCCCCGCGCCGCCGAACGCGTCGACCGAACGCAGCAGGCTGCCGATGTTGCCCGGCATGATGGGGCGATCGAACACTACAGCGAGGAACGCCGGGCCCACCTCGATGCGAGATAGATCATCGGACGGAAGCTCCGCGACGACGAGGACCTCCGGCACGTCATCCCTCTCACTGAGTCGCCCGAGCAGCTCTCGGGACATCGCGACCACCTCGCCGCCCGCGCGCTCAAGAACACTGGTCGCCCACCCCGACGGCGACGTCTCGCGGTCGTAGAGCACCGCCCGCACCGGCCAGCCGTGCTCGAGGGCGAGAGTGATTGGGCGGACGCCATGAACGAGAAACTCACCAGCGCGGTGGCGTTTGTTGCGGCTGTGGAGGAGTGCCTCCCATTGCTGGAAACGCGCGTTGGGTCGCGAGATCGTGATCACTGTCTGCCTCACCTCCGGCTCCACCGTGCACGACCACCGAGACCCTCGCACGACAATTCCTGCCCAATCCGGTCGCCGCGGCGGACAAGATTCTGTAGGGCCCCCGACGCGGCGCAGCGGTCCTAGCCTGGAACCGTGGCAGAGGAGCCCGACCGCCTGTGTGCTGACGAGCGCGCCGAGCTGCGTGCGCTCCAGCGGCGCGCGTACGGACCCGATGCCGACATCGACACCGACCCGGCCGCGCTCGCCCGGTTGCGCGAATTGGAGACCGCGGCGGCGCGGCCCACTCCCCCGCAGGACCAGGGGCCGGTCGACGACGACCCCGTTGAGCATCACCCTGGCGCGAACGCCGCGGCAGCGGCATCCGATCTCCCCCGTCGCGCTGCTCGACGGCCCACCCTCCTCTTCGTCGCCGGCGGCGCCGCACTGGCGGTCGCCGGGACCGCCCTCGTGACATCGACCGCCGGGACGCAGACGCCGGCCGAGGGTGATGACATAGCGATCATCCGACAGGAAGCCGCCGACGCCGCCGCGGAGCGCCTCGCGCTCGACGACGAAGGGTCGTACCGGAACCCCTACGAGCTCTACTTCGACGGCAAGAGGGATGAAGTCCTCACCCTCCCGGGCGCGGAGGGCGTCGCATCCCGCGTGGTCTACGACGAATTCCTGCCCTACGGCACGCTCTACGGGCGCCTCGTCGGCGCCGGTCCGACCGAGGACGACCGGTTCTGCATGATCGTCGAGAGCGACCCGTCAGCGGTGACGGTCTGTCTCGACCCGGCGATCTGGGGATTCGCCCCGCTGCCCAAGACCCTCGTCTTCCCCGCGCCGCAGTTCGACGCCGCCTCCCCCGGCGAGGTCGCCTACGTCGGCTACACCCTCGAGCCCGACGGTCAGGTCGTTGCTCGTCCGGGCGTGGATCCGCAAGCGGCATCCGAGCCGGAACCGACACGCACGGCGGTTCCGGCGCCGGGCACCCAGTAGACCGGCATCACACCGCGGCGAGCCGGGCCTGGAGGGCGTCGATGGCGGGGCGCTGGCCCTTCACGAGGCGCTCACGCGCCACGTCGAACCCGACCCACTCGGCCCGGTCGACTTCGGGGAACACCGCCCGCTTGCCCGAGCGGGGCGGCCACTCCATCTCGAACTCGCCGAACCCCGCCGTCGGGGCGTCGAAGCCCGCGCCGTCACCGACGAACACCGTCACGCGCTTCCCCGACGAGTATGCGTAGGTGCCGAGCTCGGCATAGTCCACCTCGGGCGCCTCGACGCCGAGCTCCTCGCGGAACTCCCGCCGGGCGGCATCCAACGGCGCCTCATCGTCGTCGAACTCGCCCTTGGGGATCGACCACGCGCCGGCGTCCTTCTTCGCCCAGAACGGCCCGCCCATGTGGGCGATGAGCACCTCGGGGTGCCCGCCGAGCCGGAAGAGAAGGATGCCGGCGCTGCGCATCAGGTGAGGCGCTGCTTCGGCGACACCCCGTAGGTGTGCTCGGGGTCGTCGAAGACGGCGCCGCCGAGGGCGGTGTCGATCGCCGACATCGTGTCGGCGTCGAGCGTGACGCCCGAGGCCTTGACGGTGTCGGCGAGCTGCTCGGGGCGCGACGCGCCCACGAGGGCGGCGGCGACGTTGGGGTTCTGCAGCACCCAGGCGATCGCGAGCTGAGGCATGGTGAGCCCCGCCTGCTCGGCGATCGGTTTCAGTCGCTGCACGGCCTCGAGCACCTCGTCGCGGAGGAACCCCTTGATGAACTGCGCGCCGCTCTTCTCATCGGTGGCGCGCGACCCCTCGGGCACCGGCTGGCCGGGCAGGTACTTGCCGCTGAGCACGCCCTGCGCCATCGGCGACCACACGATCTGCGAGATGCCGAGCTCCTCCGACGCGGGCACGACCTTGCCTTCGATGACCCGCCAGAGCATCGAGTACTGCGGCTGGTTGGAGATCAGCTGGATGCCGAGGCTCTTCGCCAGGGCGTGGCCCTCGCGCAGCTGCTCGGCGGTCCACTCCGAGACGCCGATGTAGAGGGCCTTTCCCTGTCGCACGACGTCCGCGAACGCCTGGAAGGTCTCCTCCAGGGGGGTCTCGTAGTCGAATCGGTGCGCCTGGTAGAGGTCGACGTAGTCGGTGCCCAGGCGCTTCAGCGACCCGTTGATCGACTCCATGATGTGCTTGCGGCTGAGACCGGTGTCGTTGGGGCCGCCGGGGCCGGTCGGGAAGTAGACCTTGGTGAAGATCTCCAGCGACTCCCGGCGCTGACCCTCCAGCGCCTTGCCGAGCACCACCTCGGCGGCGGTGTTGGCGTAGGTGTCGGCGGTGTCGAAGGTGGTGATGCCGGCGTCGAGCGCGGCATGCACCGTCTTCACGGCGGCGTCGTCCTCGACCTGGGAGGCGTGCGTCACCCAGTTGCCGTAGGTGATCTCCGAGACCTTCAGTCCACTGTTTCCGAGATAGCGATATGCGACCACGTGGGTCCTCCTTCGAGAGCGGTTCAGGGCACGCGGTATCCGGCGGCACGGAACAGTTCGTACCACTCGGCCCGCGTGAGGGGGATGTCGGAACCGAGCGCGGCACCCTGCACGCGCTCGATGGTGGTGGTGCCGAGCACGACCTGCATGTTCGCCGGATGCCGCGTGATCCACGCCGTCGCGATGGCGATGGCGGGGACGTCGTAGGCCTTCGCGAGGCGGTCGATGACGGCGTTCAACTCCGCGTAGTCGGGGGAACCGAGGAAGGTCCCGGTGAAGAAGCCGGCCTGGAAGGGCGACCAGGCCTGCACCGTGATCCCATGGAGGCGGCAGTAGTCGATGATCCCGCCGCCGTCGAGGACGATGGACTGGTCGGTGCCCGCCATGTTCGCCGCGACCCCCTGCGCCACGGTCGGCGCATGCGTGATCGACAGCTGCAGCTGGTTGGCCACGATCGGCTGGCTGACGGCGGTCTTGAGCAGCTCGATCTGGGCGGGAGTCTGGTTGGAGACACCGAACGCGCGGACCTTGCCCGAGCTCTCGAGGTGGTCGAATGCGCGGGCGACCTCCTCGGGCTCGACGAGCGCGTCGGGCCGGTGCAGGAGCAGGATGTCGATGTAGTCGGTCTTCAGAGCGTTGAGCGACCCCTCCACCGAGCTGACGAGGTGGTCGTAGGAGAAGTCGAAGTACG
The Microbacterium sp. SLBN-154 DNA segment above includes these coding regions:
- a CDS encoding aldo/keto reductase family protein, with product MVAYRYLGNSGLKVSEITYGNWVTHASQVEDDAAVKTVHAALDAGITTFDTADTYANTAAEVVLGKALEGQRRESLEIFTKVYFPTGPGGPNDTGLSRKHIMESINGSLKRLGTDYVDLYQAHRFDYETPLEETFQAFADVVRQGKALYIGVSEWTAEQLREGHALAKSLGIQLISNQPQYSMLWRVIEGKVVPASEELGISQIVWSPMAQGVLSGKYLPGQPVPEGSRATDEKSGAQFIKGFLRDEVLEAVQRLKPIAEQAGLTMPQLAIAWVLQNPNVAAALVGASRPEQLADTVKASGVTLDADTMSAIDTALGGAVFDDPEHTYGVSPKQRLT
- a CDS encoding aldo/keto reductase translates to MRKITLGAGEAPNVVLGVMRIADKTDEEVRALVAAARDVGIDFFDHADVYGNELHGCESRFADALQLSPSEREQITLQSKAGIVREGPYFDFSYDHLVSSVEGSLNALKTDYIDILLLHRPDALVEPEEVARAFDHLESSGKVRAFGVSNQTPAQIELLKTAVSQPIVANQLQLSITHAPTVAQGVAANMAGTDQSIVLDGGGIIDYCRLHGITVQAWSPFQAGFFTGTFLGSPDYAELNAVIDRLAKAYDVPAIAIATAWITRHPANMQVVLGTTTIERVQGAALGSDIPLTRAEWYELFRAAGYRVP